In Musa acuminata AAA Group cultivar baxijiao chromosome BXJ2-10, Cavendish_Baxijiao_AAA, whole genome shotgun sequence, a genomic segment contains:
- the LOC135625501 gene encoding protein IQ-DOMAIN 3-like, producing the protein MGKKGKWFTAVKRTLICNCCQGEQRENLGKSKHSDPLPTKEVETAAHDDAQLLPLAPIEGVKLTETGDEESKHANSGALASAVAAEAAAVAAESAAVAAEAAAQVIHLTTSMTGLLGESKEDIAAIKIQAAFRGCLARRTLRDLRGFVRLKRWVDGNSVKSQTTNTLHSMETMARVQTQIRSRRIRMTEENQALQRHLQRKHEIQLAKIKIKEEWDDSLRSKEQIEANILNKQEAAIRRERALAYAFSHQWKSSSRSSTMVPTDPSNPQWGWNWLQRWMAARPWENHRTTETKDDATIKIANCSTVGQTMKRYDTSMERTSSAAHKSSRPPSHQSPATPQSKPSSVMNRKKSVSPPRLSRCSADDDSRSMLSLQSEQPRRRSSSARDNESLVSSVSLPSYMASTESVRARSRFLSPQSERHGTLKERLICSVKRLSFPMTDVNSISPPARIPKVEISPLKDVAIEKEQEANN; encoded by the exons ATGGGGAAAAAAGGGAAGTGGTTTACTGCGGTCAAGAGAACCTTGATCTGTAACTGCTGTCAAGGAGAACAAAGGGAGAATCTTGGTAAATCCAAGCATTCTGATCCACTCCCTACAAAAGAAGTGGAGACTGCTGCTCACGATGATGCTCAACTGCTGCCGCTGGCTCCCATTGAGGGGGTTAAGCTGACAGAGACGGGGGATGAAGAGAGCAAGCATGCCAACTCGGGGGCACTTGCCAGTGCTGTTGCTGCAGAGGCTGCAGCTGTTGCTGCAGAGTCTGCAGCTGTTGCTGCTGAAGCAGCAGCGCAGGTCATCCACCTCACCACCTCAATGACCGGGCTCTTAGGTGAATCGAAAGAAGATATTGCAGCCATCAAGATCCAGGCTGCGTTCCGGGGGTGCCTG GCAAGAAGAACACTACGAGATTTGAGAGGATTTGTTAGGTTGAAGAGATGGGTTGATGGAAATTCTGTCAAGTCTCAGACTACTAACACATTGCATTCCATGGAAACAATGGCAAGAGTTCAGACACAGATACGCTCAAGGAGGATCAGAATGACAGAGGAAAACCAGGCTCTTCAGAGGCATCTGCAACGAAAACATGAGATTCAACTAGCAAAAATAAAG ATCAAAGAGGAATGGGATGATAGTCTTCGGTCCAAAGAGCAAATTGAAGCAAATATACTGAACAAACAAGAAGCTGCTATAAGAAGAGAAAGGGCACTAGCTTATGCATTTTCTCATCAG TGGAAGAGCTCTTCCAGATCCTCGACTATGGTTCCCACAGACCCGAGCAATCCACAATGGGGTTGGAACTGGTTGCAACGCTGGATGGCAGCAAGGCCATGGGAGAACCACAGAACGACAGAGACCAAGGATGATGCCACCATTAAGATAGCCAACTGCAGCACCGTAGGACAGACAATGAAGCGCTATGACACTAGCATGGAACGCACCTCATCAGCAGCTCATAAATCAAGCCGGCCTCCCAGCCACCAGTCACCTGCAACTCCACAGTCTAAGCCATCATCGGTCATGAACAGAAAGAAATCAGTGAGCCCCCCAAGACTTAGTCGGTGCTCTGCAGATGATGACTCAAGGAGCATGCTCAGCCTGCAGTCTGAGCAGCCAAGGAGGCGCAGTTCATCGGCAAGAGACAATGAGAGCCTGGTGAGCTCGGTGTCCCTTCCAAGCTACATGGCATCCACAGAATCAGTGAGAGCCAGGTCTCGCTTCCTTAGCCCTCAAAGTGAAAGACATGGAACTCTAAAGGAGCGATTAATTTGCTCGGTGAAGAGGCTTTCTTTTCCTATGACTGACGTGAACAGTATATCACCTCCTGCAAGAATTCCCAAGGTAGAAATTTCCCCATTGAAGGATGTAGCTATCGAGAAGGAACAAGAAGCCAACAATTGA